Proteins co-encoded in one Streptomyces sp. JH34 genomic window:
- a CDS encoding MFS transporter, which produces MTALEPRDAEVTAALVETTTAPVPAEGVLGRTYRALSIGIVSVVLLIAFEATAVGTAMPVAARELHGIPLYAFAFSAYFTTSLFAMVLSGQWADRRGPLAPLATGIGAFGAGLLLSGTAGGMWTFIAGRAVQGIGGGLVIVALYVVIGRAYPERIRPSIMAAFSAAWIVPSVVGPLASGTVTEHLGWRWVFVGIPVLILLPLGLALPAIRRMAGGPTDTEAAAQPFDARRIRLALGISAGAGLLQYAGQELRWLSLVPALAGIVLLVPAVRGLLPRGTMRAARGLPAVILLRGIAAGSFIVAESFVPLMLVTQRGLSPTLAGLSLAAGGLTWALGSWVLARPRLEQHRGALMVMGMVLVTAAIVAAPSVLVEAVPVWTLAAVWGVGCFGMGIVIASTSVLLLKLSAPQDAGANSAALQISDGLANVLLLAAGGAAFAALGGGAVGAAAHGAVSGGAAAHPGAFTVVFLPMAAVALVGVWVASRVREAQVPCGTP; this is translated from the coding sequence ATGACTGCCCTGGAACCCCGTGACGCCGAGGTCACGGCCGCCCTCGTGGAGACGACCACCGCACCCGTTCCCGCGGAGGGCGTGCTCGGGCGTACGTACAGGGCTCTCAGCATCGGCATCGTGTCCGTCGTCCTGCTCATCGCCTTCGAGGCGACCGCCGTCGGCACGGCCATGCCGGTCGCCGCCCGGGAGCTGCACGGCATCCCGCTCTACGCGTTCGCGTTCTCCGCGTACTTCACGACCAGCCTCTTCGCCATGGTGCTCTCCGGGCAGTGGGCCGACCGGCGCGGGCCGCTCGCGCCGCTCGCCACCGGGATCGGCGCGTTCGGGGCGGGACTGCTGCTCTCCGGTACCGCGGGTGGCATGTGGACGTTCATCGCGGGCCGGGCCGTCCAGGGCATCGGCGGCGGTCTCGTGATCGTGGCGCTCTACGTGGTCATCGGGCGCGCCTATCCCGAGCGGATCCGGCCGAGCATCATGGCCGCGTTCTCGGCCGCCTGGATCGTGCCGTCCGTCGTCGGGCCGCTCGCCTCGGGGACGGTGACCGAACATCTCGGGTGGCGCTGGGTCTTCGTGGGCATCCCGGTGCTCATACTCCTGCCCCTCGGCCTTGCCCTGCCCGCGATCCGGCGGATGGCGGGCGGCCCCACCGACACCGAGGCCGCAGCGCAGCCCTTCGACGCCCGCCGCATCCGGCTCGCGCTCGGGATCTCGGCCGGTGCCGGGCTGCTCCAGTACGCGGGGCAGGAGCTCAGGTGGCTCTCCCTGGTCCCGGCGCTCGCCGGCATCGTCCTGCTCGTCCCCGCGGTGCGCGGGCTGCTGCCCCGGGGCACCATGCGGGCCGCGCGGGGACTGCCCGCGGTGATCCTGCTCCGAGGGATCGCCGCCGGTTCGTTCATCGTCGCCGAATCCTTCGTCCCGCTGATGCTGGTGACCCAGCGCGGGCTGTCCCCGACCCTCGCCGGCCTCTCCCTGGCCGCCGGTGGTCTGACCTGGGCGCTCGGCTCATGGGTCCTGGCCCGGCCCCGACTGGAGCAGCACCGGGGCGCTCTCATGGTGATGGGCATGGTGCTCGTGACGGCGGCGATCGTCGCCGCGCCGAGCGTGCTCGTCGAGGCGGTGCCGGTGTGGACCCTGGCCGCGGTCTGGGGTGTCGGATGCTTCGGCATGGGCATCGTGATCGCGTCGACGAGCGTGCTGCTGCTGAAGTTGTCCGCGCCGCAGGACGCGGGGGCGAACTCCGCCGCCCTGCAGATCTCCGACGGGCTCGCCAACGTGCTGCTGCTCGCGGCAGGGGGTGCGGCGTTCGCCGCCCTGGGAGGCGGCGCGGTGGGAGCGGCGGCGCACGGGGCCGTGAGTGGCGGTGCGGCGGCGCATCCGGGCGCGTTCACGGTCGTCTTCCTGCCGATGGCGGCGGTGGCGCTGGTCGGGGTGTGGGTGGCGAGCCGGGTGAGGGAAGCCCAGGTACCGTGCGGTACCCCGTAG
- a CDS encoding DEAD/DEAH box helicase, translating to MTTTASHHLSPAFPGRAPWGTAGKLRAWQQGAMEKYIQEQPRDFLAVATPGAGKTTFALTLASWLLHHHVVQQITVVAPTEHLKKQWAEAAARIGIKLDPEYSAGPVSKEYHGVAITYAGVGVRPMLHRNRCEQRKTLVILDEIHHAGDSKSWGEACQEAFDPATRRLALTGTPFRSDTNPIPFVAYEEGNDGIRRSSADYTYGYGNALSDGVVRPVIFLSYSGNMRWRTKAGDEIAARLGEPMTKDAIGQAWRTALAPTGDWIPNVLAAADKRLTEVRKGIPDAGGLVIATDQESARAYAKILKSVTGEKPTVVLSDEKAASKNIDKFSQDGSRWMVAVRMVSEGVDVPRLAVGVYATTISTPLFFAQAVGRFVRSRRRGETASVFLPTIPMLLDFANEMEVERDHVLDKPKKGSDEENPFAEEDQLLADAEKLEDEETEDQLPFEALESDAVFDRVLYDGAEFGMQAHPGSEEEQDYLGIPGLLEPDQVQLLLQKRQTRQIAHSRQKPAAEADLLEKAAEERPVVTHKKLLELRKQLNTMVSAYTHQSGKPHGVIHTELRRVCGGPPSAEATAGQIQDRIKKVQEWATRMR from the coding sequence GTGACTACTACCGCCTCCCACCACCTCTCACCCGCCTTTCCCGGCCGCGCCCCCTGGGGGACCGCCGGGAAGCTGCGTGCCTGGCAGCAGGGTGCCATGGAGAAGTACATCCAGGAGCAGCCGCGGGACTTCCTCGCGGTCGCCACCCCCGGCGCGGGCAAGACGACCTTCGCGCTGACCCTCGCCTCATGGCTGCTGCACCACCACGTGGTGCAGCAGATCACCGTCGTGGCGCCCACCGAGCACCTCAAGAAGCAGTGGGCGGAGGCAGCCGCACGCATAGGGATCAAGCTGGACCCCGAGTACAGCGCCGGGCCCGTGAGCAAGGAGTACCACGGGGTCGCGATCACGTACGCCGGTGTCGGCGTGCGCCCCATGCTGCACCGCAACCGCTGCGAGCAGCGCAAGACGCTCGTGATCCTCGACGAGATCCACCACGCCGGTGACTCGAAGTCCTGGGGCGAGGCGTGCCAGGAGGCCTTCGATCCGGCGACCCGGCGCCTCGCGCTCACGGGTACGCCGTTCCGGTCCGACACGAACCCGATCCCGTTCGTGGCGTACGAGGAGGGCAACGACGGTATCCGCCGCTCCTCGGCCGACTACACGTACGGCTACGGCAACGCGCTCTCCGACGGCGTCGTGCGTCCTGTGATCTTCCTCAGCTACAGCGGCAACATGCGCTGGCGCACCAAGGCCGGCGACGAGATCGCGGCACGGCTGGGCGAGCCGATGACGAAGGACGCCATCGGGCAGGCCTGGCGCACCGCGCTCGCACCGACCGGTGACTGGATCCCGAACGTGCTGGCCGCCGCCGACAAGCGGCTGACCGAGGTTCGTAAGGGCATTCCGGACGCGGGTGGGCTCGTGATCGCGACGGACCAGGAGTCGGCGCGTGCGTACGCCAAGATCCTCAAGTCGGTCACGGGTGAGAAGCCGACGGTGGTCCTCTCCGACGAGAAGGCCGCGTCCAAGAACATCGACAAGTTCAGCCAGGACGGGTCGCGCTGGATGGTCGCGGTCCGGATGGTGTCGGAGGGCGTCGACGTGCCGCGCCTCGCGGTCGGTGTGTACGCGACGACCATCTCGACGCCGCTGTTCTTCGCCCAGGCCGTCGGCCGTTTCGTACGGTCGCGGAGACGCGGCGAGACCGCCTCGGTGTTCCTGCCGACGATCCCGATGCTCCTCGACTTCGCGAACGAGATGGAGGTCGAGCGCGACCACGTGCTCGACAAGCCCAAGAAGGGCAGCGACGAGGAGAACCCCTTCGCGGAGGAGGACCAGCTCCTCGCCGACGCGGAGAAGCTCGAGGACGAGGAGACCGAGGACCAGCTGCCCTTCGAGGCGCTGGAGTCCGACGCGGTCTTCGACCGGGTGCTCTACGACGGTGCCGAATTCGGTATGCAGGCTCACCCGGGGAGCGAGGAGGAGCAGGACTACCTGGGCATCCCGGGCCTCCTGGAGCCCGACCAGGTGCAGCTCCTGCTCCAGAAGCGGCAGACCCGGCAGATCGCGCACAGCCGCCAGAAGCCGGCCGCGGAGGCCGATCTCCTGGAGAAGGCCGCGGAGGAGCGGCCGGTGGTCACGCACAAGAAGCTGCTGGAGCTCCGCAAGCAGCTCAACACGATGGTGTCGGCGTACACGCACCAGAGCGGCAAGCCGCACGGGGTGATCCACACCGAGCTGCGGAGGGTGTGCGGTGGCCCGCCGAGTGCGGAGGCCACGGCCGGGCAGATCCAGGACCGGATCAAGAAGGTCCAGGAGTGGGCCACGCGGATGCGGTGA